In Brettanomyces bruxellensis chromosome 8, complete sequence, a genomic segment contains:
- a CDS encoding uncharacterized protein (MEROPS:MER0045095) encodes MSILLIDSYDSFSSSFRRLLEKATECSVITIKNDTYHIPEDSKVLDQLLQNVMAVAIGPGPGSPLKSEDIGVIPYVLTKKDLPILGVCLGFQCLCLENGCKMKYLDHPVHGQTAGIQITSRKEPLFDGIPRKFRAVRYHSIHIIQNSDSTPSTQSPEIIPLAYCYDEDKEVLMAARHICYPHFGVQYHPESICSEFGLELVRNFWNIAQKFRKRDELRREDLYKFGIGSVTLEKRNIQTDYDSQLTNHQLQYIYLNKSIHEPTVICEAVSPNFLLLNSCANPGEWSFIGLPEEGVSEVLTHSIYEPNVVKISKWRQTGQKSLKLETQTTVWSFMSKYMGRHKTNFDVQDEFVAGCPFKGGLIGFISYEESLSLITDIHKNTLETNKSEPDIKLCFIERFIAINRKSGRTVIASIRPKDSKWLETNAKLIEKYIDARKDRTEKKDFKEISKGMKMRKPDKAEYIRNFASCQRFLHSGDSYELCLTTTTKLEIPAETKLWDIYLEMIQHNPSPYSVFFDFGDSQLLSTSPERFLSWNRDKCQMRPIKGTVSKRDTKSYRCACEKLLIPKEMGENLMIVDLIRHDLSSLLENVKVKQLMKVEEYQTVYQLVSVIEGKLKDSNCHGIDVLKSTLPPGSMTGAPKKRSVEILEKLELYKRRGIYSGVCGYWSVDDIADWSVVIRSLFGYNREESGDKTLYCGAGGAITVLSNAESEWQEMNDKLDSVVRIFERGLGMS; translated from the coding sequence ATGTCAATTTTACTTATTGATTCATATGACTCTTTCTCCTCGAGTTTTCGACGATTACTTGAAAAAGCTACAGAATGTAGCGTAATCACAATTAAAAATGACACGTACCACATTCCAGAGGACTCAAAAGTATTGGATCAACTTCTACAAAATGTTATGGCGGTAGCAATTGGACCAGGACCAGGATCACCTTTGAAATCTGAGGATATTGGTGTAATACCGTACGTACTTACTAAAAAGGACTTGCCTATTCTGGGGGTTTGTCTTGGCTTTCAGTGCCTTTGCCTTGAAAATGGCTgcaaaatgaaatatttagaTCACCCAGTTCATGGCCAGACTGCTGGGATACAAATTACATCTCGAAAGGAGCCATTATTTGATGGAATCCCGAGGAAATTTAGGGCCGTGAGATACCACTCAATACACATAATACAAAATAGTGATTCTACACCTTCCACACAATCACCAGAGATAATTCCTTTGGCATACTGTTATGATGAGGATAAAGAGGTGCTGATGGCTGCCAGACACATTTGCTATCCACACTTTGGAGTTCAATATCATCCGGAATCTATTTGTTCTGAGTTTGGACTTGAATTGGTTAGGAACTTCTGGAATATTGCACAGAAATTTAGGAAGAGGGATGAATTACGTAGAGAGGATTTATACAAATTTGGAATAGGGTCTGTGACTTTAGAGAAACGCAATATTCAGACAGATTACGACTCGCAACTGACAAATCACCAACTTCAATACATTTATTTGAACAAATCAATACACGAACCTACAGTAATATGTGAAGCAGTATCGCCAAACTTTTTGCTTCTCAATAGTTGTGCTAATCCGGGTGAATGGTCCTTTATTGGTTTACCGGAAGAGGGAGTTAGTGAAGTACTTACACATTCGATTTATGAGCCGAATGTAGTTAAGATATCAAAGTGGAGGCAAACGGGGCAGAAATCGTTAAAATTAGAGACACAAACAACAGTCTGGTCTTTTATGAGCAAATATATGGGGAGGcataaaacaaattttgACGTGCAAGACGAATTTGTGGCTGGATGTCCGTTTAAAGGTGGATTAATTGGCTTTATCTCGTATGAGGAAAGCCTTTCGTTGATAACAGACATTCATAAAAACACTTTGGAAACGAATAAATCAGAGCCAGATATAAAGCTGTGCTTTATTGAAAGGTTCATTGCCATAAACAGAAAATCAGGTCGGACGGTTATAGCCTCAATAAGACCCAAAGATTCCAAGTGGTTGGAaacaaatgcaaaattaaTTGAAAAGTACATTGATGCAAGGAAAGATAGAacggaaaagaaagattttAAAGAAATATCCAAGggaatgaagatgaggaagcCCGACAAAGCAGAATATATCAGAAACTTTGCAAGTTGTCAGCGCTTTCTTCATTCCGGAGATTCGTACGAGTTGTGTCTTACGACAACTACAAAGTTGGAAATACCAGCGGAAACAAAGCTATGGGATATCTATCTCGAGATGATACAACATAATCCTTCACCATACTCTGtattctttgattttggtGATTCACAACTTCTTTCGACGTCTCCTGAAagatttctttcttggaaTAGGGACAAGTGTCAAATGCGGCCGATAAAGGGTACTGTAAGTAAGAGGGACACAAAAAGCTACAGATGCGCATGTGAAAAGCTTCTTATTCCAAAAGAGATGGGGGAAAACCTTATGATTGTCGATTTGATACGCCATGATCTCAGTTCATTGCTGGAAAACGTGAAGGTGAAGCAACTTATGAAAGTGGAAGAATATCAAACAGTCTACCAGCTTGTTTCTGTGATTGAAGGCAAGCTTAAAGACTCCAATTGTCATGGAATCGATGTATTGAAGAGTACGCTACCACCAGGATCGATGACCGGAGCTCCGAAAAAACGATCAGTAGAGATTTTGGAGAAATTAGAGCTATATAAGAGACGTGGAATATACTCTGGAGTGTGTGGATATTGGTCCGTTGATGATATTGCTGACTGGAGTGTCGTGATAAGATCACTTTTTGGGTATAACAGGGAGGAAAGTGGGGATAAAACGCTTTATTGTGGTGCGGGAGGAGCAATTACTGTATTGAGTAATGCAGAATCGGAATGGCAGGAGATGAACGATAAGCTGGATAGTGTGGTAAGAATTTTTGAGAGGGGGTTAGGGATGAGTTAG
- a CDS encoding uncharacterized protein (BUSCO:EOG09263C55), with translation MGGTEVKAKSRMQPSKKGKRAWRKNIDITDIEDKLEERRQEVIEEGKPVEELEANELFYIDEEEDEHTVKKMKRDHIKPLRSTEILYQRSKAPGLVNERVESRRKKVENVSGKEIHRLMKISGKVQGVSRFDASLERDGIIKGGKFDPWADPKPVTRKGKKKERKVPEILRKYSGNSFTPATVAPKTMKMKPLASKGIQKVAEGGKSYNPSFSSWKMLIQQEFFIAKSEEEKKAALEKERERLQYIIDNFDDHGEIEEEEEEEEDDDKEEEEDKEEDETSEDKYKLSVNPATGDKIKTKTKRNREKREKERQRLLSEMKKLKEAIQQIEKLPKIIEEENKREKEIDRKIKSGKKFKKLPSSHIAQLPMEVKLSDELDDSLRKLVPEGHLLAEQMIKLQSSGKIEAKRHIAKRKPKKKITQKWSYKDFK, from the coding sequence ATGGGGGGAACAGAGGTCAAAGCTAAATCCAGGATGCAACCGTCcaaaaaagggaaaagagCATGGAGAAAGAACATTGACATCACAGATATTGAGGATAAGTTGGAGGAGCGGAGACAGGAGGTGATAGAAGAAGGTAAGCCTGTTGAGGAACTTGAGGCCAACGAGCTTTTCTACattgatgaggaagaagatgagcaTACAGttaagaaaatgaagagagaTCACATAAAACCTTTGAGGAGTACAGAAATCTTGTACCAGCGATCAAAGGCACCGGGGCTAGTGAATGAAAGAGTGGAATCAAGACGGAAGAAGGTGGAGAATGTTTCTGGGAAGGAAATTCACagattgatgaaaatatccGGAAAAGTTCAGGGTGTGAGTAGATTTGATGCTAGTTTGGAAAGAGATGGTATAATTAAAGGTGGAAAATTCGATCCATGGGCCGATCCTAAGCCTGTAACGAGGAAGggtaagaagaaggagcGGAAGGTTCCAGAAATACTTCGGAAATATAGCGGAAATTCGTTTACTCCAGCTACAGTTGCACcgaaaacaatgaaaatgaaaccGTTGGCATCAAAGGGAATTCAAAAGGTTGCAGAGGGTGGAAAGTCATACAACccatcattttcaagctGGAAAATGCTTATTCAGCAGGAGTTCTTTATAGCAAAAAGcgaggaggagaaaaaggcaGCTCTCgagaaggaaagagagCGTCTTCAGTATATTATAGACAACTTTGATGATCATGGGGAAATcgaagaggaggaagaagaagaagaagatgatgataaggaagaagaagaagacaaggaagaagatgagacATCAGAGGATAAATATAAGCTTTCAGTTAACCCAGCAACCGGAGATAAGATTAAGACTAAGACGAAGAGAAATAGAGAGAAGCGTGAAAAAGAGCGGCAGAGACTTTTGAGtgagatgaagaagttgaaagaAGCAATTCAGCAAATAGAGAAGCTTCCAAAGATAATAGAGGAAGAGAATAAGAGGGAAAAGGAGATCGACAGGAAGATaaaaagtggaaagaaattcaaaaagttgCCATCATCACACATTGCACAACTTCCAATGGAGGTTAAGCTCAGTGATGAGTTGGATGACTCATTAAGGAAATTGGTTCCGGAGGGCCATCTTTTGGCCGAGCAGATGATTAAGCTACAGTCTAGTGGTAAAATTGAAGCTAAAAGGCATATTGCTAAAAGAAAAcctaagaagaagattacACAGAAGTGGTCGTACAAGGACTTTAAATAG
- a CDS encoding uncharacterized protein (MEROPS:MER0003105) yields the protein MSHKVNNKPSMFSLISSNGTPGATTIRQANAGHRYVSRTVSRPGYYSPGLLSRPNRRSSVYLRRMTINRNEARAMKGYFSECASMSTSENGSMHESSPLGQSQASPAPAAAPDPSKISLTGCPEETSREVTPFGRDPAQNSPLGSPSRNPHLRNPFSPSRNVENSEVNTSLRLQRLREEMAHNDLCAYVIPSEDAHQSEYTSPVDQRRAFISGFSGSAGVAVVTRDLSCMNDVPEGSCALSTDGRYFTQASHELDYNWRLLRQGVKDEPTWQEWVITDAIQQSLDTGKVAKIGFDPKLVTYGEIQGIKKLCGELVESRRASTGKKIDVEVVAVRENLVDAIWNDFEIKPEREFKPVLQLPPKYSGEPTNCKINRMREKYFLKYGCNMLILNALDEICYLLNMRGDDIEYNPLFYSYLIVRENSISLYTEKPERFKKYQDYLEMTNCELKGYDDIWVDIRKASGELFENHQRILITKAASWRMVNCILAKNFVVAPNSPVQEMKEVKNMTELSGQRRSQIKDGFALIRYFSWLEKKLTKDHEFINEYEAGLQLLEYRKQLENFRGLSFETISSTGSNGAIIHYAPKKDDCAIINPNKLYLCDSGSQFLEGTTDTTRTLHFGTPTEEERVNYTLVLKGQIALAELKFPEGLTGFQIDCIARQFLWQHGLDYAHGTGHGVDSYGPVHSMGVGIGFRPYCNDNVVRAGHLISDEPGYYKPDAYGIRLENMVICQYDPEQQSTFNGKRFLRFETVTRVPYCRRLIKVSMLTENEKVWINKFHKEIWDLYHSKFSKRCWEYEWLKRETSPL from the coding sequence ATGTCCCACAAGGTGAATAACAAGCCTTCGATGTTCTCGTTGATTTCCTCAAACGGCACACCGGGGGCAACCACCATTCGGCAAGCTAATGCTGGCCATCGTTATGTCTCACGTACAGTTTCCAGACCTGGATATTATTCTCCGGGTCTCCTATCAAGACCAAATAGGCGGTCCTCGGTTTATTTGAGGCGGATGACCATCAACCGGAACGAGGCCCGTGCAATGAAGGGCTATTTTTCCGAGTGTGCCTCCATGAGCACTTCCGAAAATGGTTCCATGCATGAAAGTTCTCCCTTGGGCCAATCACAAGCCTCTCCTGCACCTGCAGCTGCCCCGGATCCTTCCAAAATTTCCCTAACTGGATGCCCTGAAGAGACTTCCAGGGAGGTTACCCCTTTTGGTCGCGATCCCGCTCAAAATAGCCCCCTTGGTTCCCCTTCCAGGAACCCACACCTCAGAAATCCATTCAGTCCTTCGAGAAATGTGGAAAACTCCGAAGTTAACACTTCCCTCCGCTTGCAGCGCCTGCGTGAGGAAATGGCACACAACGATCTCTGTGCTTACGTAATTCCGTCAGAGGACGCCCACCAATCAGAGTACACGTCTCCTGTTGACCAGCGAAGAGCATTCATTAGCGGATTCAGCGGTTCCGCAGGTGTTGCCGTGGTTACCCGGGATCTCTCGTGTATGAATGACGTTCCAGAAGGTTCCTGTGCACTTTCAACCGATGGGCGTTACTTCACGCAGGCATCGCATGAGTTGGACTACAATTGGCGTCTATTGAGACAAGGAGTCAAAGATGAGCCTACGTGGCAAGAATGGGTGATTACAGATGCGATTCAGCAGTCTTTGGACACGGGGAAGGTGGCCAAGATTGGGTTTGATCCAAAGCTAGTTACTTATGGTGAAATACAGGGCATCAAGAAGCTTTGTGGGGAGCTTGTAGAGTCCAGAAGAGCATCCACcggcaaaaaaatagatgtGGAGGTTGTGGCAGTGAGAGAAAACCTCGTGGATGCCATTTGGAACGATTTCGAGATCAAGCCCGAGCGTGAGTTTAAACCTGTGCTTCAATTACCGCCGAAATATTCCGGAGAACCAACAAACTGTAAGATCAACCGGATGAGAGAGAAGTACTTCCTCAAATATGGATGCAACATGTTGATTTTGAACGCCCTGGACGAGATATGCTATCTTCTCAACATGCGGGGTGACGATATTGAGTACAACCCGCTTTTCTACAGTTACTTGATCGTCAGAGAGAACTCTATATCGCTATACACGGAAAAACCAGAGAGGTTTAAGAAGTACCAAGACTACTTGGAGATGACAAACTGCGAGCTCAAGGGTTATGATGATATATGGGTGGACATCAGGAAGGCAAGTGGTGAATTATTTGAGAATCACCAGCGGATACTTATCACGAAGGCTGCCTCCTGGAGAATGGTGAATTGCATACTGGCGAAAAACTTTGTAGTGGCCCCAAACTCGCCCGTTCAGGAAATGAAGGAAGTTAAGAACATGACGGAGCTTTCTGGCCAAAGAAGATCCCAGATCAAGGATGGTTTTGCACTCATCAGGTATTTCTCGTGGCtggaaaagaagttgaCCAAAGATCACGAGTTTATTAACGAGTATGAGGCTGGACTTCAGCTTTTGGAGTACAGAAAGCAGTTGGAGAATTTCCGCGGCCTCTCGTTTGAAACTATTTCTTCCACCGGAAGTAACGGTGCCATCATACATTACGCACCGAAAAAAGATGACTGTGCCATTATCAATCCAAACAAATTGTACTTGTGTGATTCCGGTTCCCAATTCCTTGAAGGCACCACAGATACAACAAGAACGCTTCATTTTGGAACTCCGACTGAGGAAGAGCGTGTAAACTACACGTTGGTGTTGAAAGGACAAATTGCACTTGCTGAGCTCAAGTTCCCAGAAGGATTGACCGGGTTCCAAATAGACTGTATAGCCAGGCAGTTTTTGTGGCAACATGGTCTTGATTATGCACACGGAACAGGTCATGGTGTCGATAGTTACGGACCTGTCCATTCCATGGGTGTCGGTATAGGCTTTAGACCATACTGTAACGATAATGTTGTCCGTGCAGGCCATCTTATTTCAGATGAACCCGGATATTACAAGCCTGATGCTTACGGAATACGGCTAGAGAACATGGTTATCTGTCAGTACGATCCTGAGCAGCAAAGTACTTTCAATGGAAAGAGATTCTTGCGGTTTGAGACTGTTACCCGAGTTCCTTACTGTAGAAGATTGATTAAGGTCTCAATGTTGACCGAAAACGAAAAGGTGTGGATCAACAAGTTCCACAAGGAGATCTGGGATTTGTACCACTCCAAATTTTCTAAACGTTGCTGGGAGTATGAATGGTTGAAACGCGAGACGAGTCCTTTATAA